The genomic interval CTTGAGACCAAGTGCTGTATGCTCCTAGCGCTTACCGGCTTATCGGGGTCTAACGGGCTGGGAAAGATGTAGCCAGCCCTACCCGTGCACCTCGCCTTGATAATCTCGACTACGTCCTTCGTCAGCGGTACAAGCCTGACCTTGTCACCTTTGCCCCTGACCCTCAGCATGTACCTGCCATCGCCCACCACCAGCACGTCCTCGCACCTGCTGTGCACGAACTCGCTTACCCTCAGCCCCGTCTTCAACAGGAATACTATGACCTCGCGCTCGGCTGGGCTAGCCACTGACAACAGCTTCCTGACGTCCTCGGTTCCCAGTGCTTTGGGGACGGACTCGGGCTTCTTAACCGGTGGCAGAGTCCAAGGCAGACCGGCGAACTTGTGGAAGCCCCTGAGCACGACGTACGCGGTTCTGATGCTAGTCCTCTTTTCCCAGCCGTTCTTTTCGAGCCACGAGATGAACGCGGCTGGGTCAGGCTTACCCGTATCCTCTACGAACTTGGCGTACGCGAACAGCACGCTCGCGTAGGTCTTGTACGTGTTGTGGCTCCTAAGCGCCTTGACTACTCCCAGATAGTTCTCCACCAGCGCCCTGATGTCCTCCGGCTTTGCCACCGCCTCTTGCACGGCTCA from Thermofilum pendens Hrk 5 carries:
- a CDS encoding tyrosine-type recombinase/integrase, with amino-acid sequence MQEAVAKPEDIRALVENYLGVVKALRSHNTYKTYASVLFAYAKFVEDTGKPDPAAFISWLEKNGWEKRTSIRTAYVVLRGFHKFAGLPWTLPPVKKPESVPKALGTEDVRKLLSVASPAEREVIVFLLKTGLRVSEFVHSRCEDVLVVGDGRYMLRVRGKGDKVRLVPLTKDVVEIIKARCTGRAGYIFPSPLDPDKPVSARSIQHLVSRVARRAGLQRVTPHTLRHTYATLLLNNGVDIRTIQTLLGHAQLTTTQVYTKVDVARMVDAIDSALTIKL